From one bacterium Scap17 genomic stretch:
- the rnd gene encoding ribonuclease D — MSDQPATALLSELDFEAVWVETPEALAAACAELEGADWLALDTEFIRESTFFPIPALVQLMAAHDGELPGADGKTPRIFLIDPTVVPASEALKRLLGAEGPLKLLHACGEDMEVFLRWAGVAPTPLIDTQIAEGLTGGEASMGYQRLVERVVGVTVPKEETRSNWLKRPLSQAQCDYAALDVLFLPQVWSEQRDALLELDRMAWLEEDCRDPGSSGGATPDPEYWKRHRSLWKLSPRGLAAWQVLCDWREEQIRLRDVPRSRLLADAQLFGICERLPTNRFELAKVDGMHPPQIKRHGDTVLTLLKDVAMIDDSQLPRVPPSPLAPEWKNCMKRLKREVNAVAEETQLKPEILGKRRDMEALVIADYEGEPLPLPQGWRGELLAARLAKALES; from the coding sequence ATGAGTGATCAACCCGCCACCGCACTGCTGTCAGAACTCGATTTCGAGGCCGTTTGGGTCGAGACCCCCGAGGCGCTGGCCGCTGCCTGTGCAGAACTGGAAGGCGCCGATTGGCTGGCGTTGGACACCGAATTCATCCGCGAGTCGACCTTCTTCCCGATTCCGGCACTGGTGCAGCTGATGGCTGCCCATGACGGCGAGCTGCCCGGTGCGGACGGCAAGACGCCGCGCATCTTCCTGATCGACCCCACCGTGGTGCCGGCCAGCGAGGCGCTCAAGCGTCTGTTGGGGGCAGAGGGCCCGCTCAAGCTGCTGCACGCCTGCGGCGAGGACATGGAAGTCTTCCTGCGCTGGGCGGGCGTGGCGCCGACGCCGCTGATCGATACCCAGATCGCCGAAGGTCTGACCGGCGGCGAAGCCTCGATGGGCTATCAGCGTCTGGTCGAGCGTGTGGTGGGTGTCACGGTGCCCAAGGAAGAGACGCGTTCCAACTGGCTCAAACGCCCCTTGAGTCAGGCGCAGTGCGATTACGCCGCGCTGGACGTGCTGTTCCTGCCGCAGGTGTGGTCCGAGCAGCGCGATGCGTTGCTCGAGCTGGACCGCATGGCCTGGCTTGAAGAGGACTGCCGGGACCCGGGCAGCAGCGGCGGTGCCACGCCGGACCCGGAGTACTGGAAGCGTCATCGCAGCCTGTGGAAGCTCTCGCCGCGTGGCCTGGCCGCCTGGCAGGTGCTGTGCGACTGGCGCGAGGAGCAGATTCGTCTGCGCGACGTGCCGCGGTCACGCCTGCTGGCCGATGCGCAGCTGTTCGGTATCTGCGAGCGACTGCCGACCAATCGCTTCGAGCTGGCCAAGGTCGATGGCATGCATCCGCCGCAGATCAAGCGCCACGGGGACACCGTGCTGACGCTGCTCAAGGACGTGGCCATGATCGATGACAGTCAGCTGCCGCGCGTGCCGCCGTCGCCGTTGGCGCCGGAGTGGAAGAACTGCATGAAGCGCCTCAAGCGGGAGGTCAATGCTGTGGCCGAGGAGACGCAGCTCAAGCCGGAGATTCTCGGCAAGCGCCGTGACATGGAAGCGCTGGTGATCGCCGATTATGAGGGCGAGCCGCTGCCCTTGCCGCAGGGCTGGCGCGGTGAGCTGCTGGCCGCGCGCCTGGCCAAGGCGCTCGAGAGCTGA
- a CDS encoding YcgL domain-containing protein, with protein MTDDKMICEIYKSAKKDEMYLYVEKARGLEDVPESLLGIFGTPTPLMTLLIRADKPLARVASTTVLEKIREQGFYLQMPPAKENLLKEIGVTPPETHY; from the coding sequence ATGACAGACGACAAGATGATCTGCGAGATCTACAAGAGCGCCAAGAAGGACGAGATGTACCTCTACGTCGAGAAGGCGCGCGGACTCGAGGATGTGCCGGAATCCCTGCTGGGCATCTTCGGCACGCCGACCCCTTTGATGACACTGCTGATTCGTGCCGACAAGCCGCTGGCGCGCGTTGCCAGCACCACGGTGCTCGAGAAGATTCGCGAGCAGGGCTTCTATCTGCAGATGCCGCCGGCCAAGGAAAATCTCCTCAAGGAGATTGGCGTGACGCCGCCGGAAACGCATTACTGA
- a CDS encoding YbaB/EbfC family nucleoid-associated protein, which yields MFGGKGGMGNIMKQAQEMQERMQKVQEEAAKAEVQGESGAGMVKVTMNGRHDVARVEIDPSLMEEDKELLEDLLAAAVNDAVRKVEVNSKKQMEEATAGLNLPAGFKMPF from the coding sequence ATGTTCGGTGGAAAAGGCGGTATGGGTAACATCATGAAGCAGGCGCAGGAAATGCAGGAGCGCATGCAGAAGGTCCAGGAAGAAGCCGCCAAGGCGGAAGTCCAGGGCGAATCCGGCGCGGGCATGGTCAAGGTCACCATGAATGGTCGTCATGACGTCGCGCGCGTCGAGATCGATCCGAGCCTGATGGAAGAAGACAAGGAGCTGCTGGAAGATCTGCTGGCGGCCGCCGTCAATGACGCGGTGCGCAAGGTCGAAGTCAATTCCAAGAAGCAGATGGAAGAGGCGACTGCTGGCTTGAACCTTCCGGCCGGCTTCAAGATGCCGTTCTGA
- the recR gene encoding recombination protein RecR — translation MGFSPLVDQLLDALRVLPGVGPRTAQRMALHLLERDRMGADRLVGVLGEALERVGYCARCRTLTEEEVCQLCLSPRRDERVLCVVESPADQLAIEGAGGYVGRYFVLHGHLSPLDGIGPEDIGLDALETRVRESQIEELVLATNPTVEGEATAHYIAEQLRDVQHGGQPLKLTRLAYGVPMGGELEYVDGGTLSRAFSGRLPFTLGEI, via the coding sequence ATGGGGTTTTCGCCGCTGGTAGATCAGTTGCTGGATGCCTTGCGCGTGCTGCCGGGCGTTGGCCCGCGAACGGCACAGCGCATGGCGCTGCATCTGCTGGAGCGTGATCGCATGGGTGCCGATCGTCTGGTCGGCGTGCTGGGCGAGGCGCTGGAGCGCGTCGGCTATTGCGCGCGCTGCCGCACGCTGACAGAGGAGGAGGTCTGTCAGCTGTGCCTGAGTCCGCGGCGTGATGAGCGCGTGCTGTGCGTGGTGGAATCGCCCGCCGACCAGCTCGCCATCGAGGGCGCGGGTGGCTATGTGGGGCGCTACTTCGTGCTGCACGGCCATCTGTCGCCGCTGGATGGCATCGGGCCCGAGGATATCGGGCTGGATGCGCTGGAGACCCGCGTCCGAGAAAGCCAGATCGAGGAGCTGGTGCTGGCCACCAACCCGACGGTCGAGGGCGAGGCTACCGCACACTACATCGCCGAGCAGCTTCGCGATGTGCAACACGGTGGGCAGCCGCTCAAGCTGACGCGTCTGGCCTATGGCGTGCCGATGGGCGGCGAGCTGGAATACGTCGATGGCGGCACGCTCAGTCGTGCCTTCAGCGGCCGTCTGCCCTTCACCCTCGGCGAGATCTGA
- a CDS encoding TetR family transcriptional regulator codes for MRHRDEHKQQALLEATLHEVAEHGFAVTSVARIARAAGMSPGTLYLYYRDKDDLLEATFREVSRRIIAVAIEAFEAEPVEVLEDEPSTLPPDAQQLKSALCRVWNALVALGRHQPALFRFHDQFLHSSHMQDALRVANQERAAPLLDAFALGQQTGILKQIDLALIEVFMFRSIYSLLQGSGCQVPAISGDSFDQAFEMAWDAIALRQ; via the coding sequence ATGCGTCATCGTGATGAACACAAGCAGCAGGCGTTGCTGGAAGCCACGCTGCATGAGGTGGCCGAGCATGGTTTTGCCGTGACCTCCGTGGCGCGCATCGCGCGTGCCGCCGGCATGTCGCCCGGCACGCTCTATCTCTACTACCGTGACAAGGATGACCTGCTGGAGGCGACCTTTCGTGAGGTCAGCCGTCGCATCATCGCGGTCGCCATCGAGGCCTTCGAGGCCGAGCCTGTAGAGGTGCTCGAGGACGAGCCGTCAACGCTGCCCCCGGACGCCCAGCAGCTGAAATCGGCACTGTGTCGGGTATGGAATGCCCTGGTGGCGTTGGGGCGCCATCAGCCCGCGTTGTTCCGCTTTCACGATCAGTTTCTGCACTCTTCCCATATGCAGGATGCCCTGAGGGTGGCCAATCAGGAGCGCGCCGCGCCCTTGCTGGACGCCTTCGCGCTGGGCCAGCAGACCGGCATTCTCAAGCAGATCGATCTCGCCCTCATCGAGGTGTTCATGTTTCGGTCGATCTACAGCCTGCTGCAGGGCTCCGGTTGCCAGGTGCCAGCCATCAGTGGTGACAGCTTCGACCAGGCCTTCGAGATGGCCTGGGACGCGATCGCGCTTCGCCAGTGA
- a CDS encoding DNA polymerase III subunit gamma/tau — MSYQVLARKWRPRNFHELIGQEHVSRALVNALDQGRLHHAYLFTGTRGVGKTTLARILAKCLNCEEGVSSRPCGVCGTCREIDDGRFVDLIEVDAASRTKVEDTRELLDNVQYAPTQGRYKVYLIDEVHMLSTHSFNALLKTLEEPPPHVKFLLATTDPQKLPVTILSRCLQFTLKNMPPVRVVEHLSDILAREEVSFEEDALWLLGKAADGSMRDAMSLTDQAIAFGHGQVRREDVAAMLGTLDHRHVLALLECLASLDAASLLAEVATLAEQGPDYGGVLDDMASVFHRLAIAQMVPSALDNGHGDRDALLALASRFTGEDVQLYYQIALQGRGDMANAPDARTALEMTLLRMLAFRPQGVPRPAQTPLPMTGQAEGANAPGAQAPAPVQQAPVQQASVQQAPAAPVAPAPQPAAPVAAPATDAQPPMADEPPPWATEDVPQDARDAGFRDVAQDEPQPETAPESAPAPEQTAAPAQAPAAPSSAMSRLSAAFGSAPAQPEAAESSAPQPAEMAAPQPSEAVSAAPEAAEAETSAPAQPEPAASPAPEPVVSEPVANEPVANEPAVAEQPMPEPAPAAAPSPVPSASSADGRLNHAAWLELFPSLGLGGITRNIGAHCLVEHDDGTHLKLRLDPAQSAMMAEVHQERIRKALAGQGVERVLEISVAPLPEGLETPHSRRIRLLGERHARAVEALRADPHIQSMEQQLGARLIEESVNSFEPDDF, encoded by the coding sequence ATGAGCTATCAGGTATTGGCGCGCAAGTGGCGCCCGCGCAATTTTCACGAACTGATCGGTCAGGAGCATGTCAGCCGTGCGCTGGTCAATGCCCTCGATCAGGGGCGCCTGCACCATGCCTATCTGTTCACCGGGACCCGCGGTGTCGGCAAGACGACGCTGGCACGCATTCTGGCCAAGTGCCTGAACTGCGAAGAGGGCGTCAGCTCCAGGCCGTGTGGCGTGTGTGGCACCTGTCGCGAGATCGATGATGGCCGCTTCGTCGACCTGATCGAAGTTGACGCCGCCTCGCGGACCAAGGTCGAGGACACGCGTGAGCTTCTGGACAACGTCCAGTACGCGCCGACCCAGGGCCGCTACAAGGTGTACCTCATCGATGAGGTGCACATGCTGTCGACCCACAGTTTCAATGCGCTGCTCAAGACGCTGGAAGAGCCGCCGCCCCATGTGAAGTTCCTGCTCGCGACCACGGACCCGCAGAAGCTGCCGGTCACCATCCTGTCGCGCTGCCTGCAGTTCACGCTCAAGAACATGCCACCGGTGCGCGTGGTCGAGCACCTGTCTGACATTCTCGCCCGCGAGGAAGTCAGCTTCGAGGAAGACGCACTTTGGCTGCTCGGCAAGGCCGCCGATGGCTCGATGCGTGACGCCATGAGTCTGACCGACCAGGCGATCGCCTTCGGCCATGGTCAGGTGCGGCGCGAAGATGTCGCCGCCATGCTCGGCACGCTGGATCACCGTCACGTGCTGGCGCTGCTTGAGTGCCTGGCCTCGCTGGACGCCGCAAGTTTGCTGGCGGAGGTCGCGACACTGGCCGAGCAAGGGCCGGACTACGGCGGGGTGCTGGACGACATGGCCTCTGTCTTCCATCGCCTGGCGATCGCCCAGATGGTGCCGAGCGCGCTGGACAACGGGCATGGTGACCGTGATGCACTGCTGGCGCTGGCCAGTCGTTTCACCGGCGAAGACGTGCAGCTCTATTACCAGATCGCCCTGCAGGGGCGTGGCGACATGGCCAACGCCCCGGATGCGCGCACCGCGCTGGAAATGACGCTGCTGCGCATGCTGGCCTTCCGCCCGCAGGGCGTGCCGCGCCCGGCGCAGACGCCGCTGCCGATGACCGGCCAGGCGGAGGGGGCGAACGCGCCTGGCGCTCAAGCCCCGGCGCCTGTCCAGCAAGCGCCTGTTCAACAGGCTTCTGTTCAGCAAGCTCCGGCGGCCCCGGTGGCGCCCGCACCCCAGCCTGCTGCACCAGTGGCCGCGCCAGCGACCGACGCACAGCCGCCGATGGCCGACGAGCCGCCCCCGTGGGCGACGGAGGACGTCCCGCAGGACGCCCGGGATGCCGGCTTTCGCGACGTAGCGCAAGACGAACCTCAGCCTGAGACCGCGCCGGAGTCGGCACCAGCGCCAGAACAGACGGCAGCTCCCGCACAGGCGCCCGCTGCGCCCAGTTCGGCGATGTCACGCCTGAGTGCCGCCTTCGGTTCCGCGCCAGCACAGCCAGAGGCTGCTGAGTCATCGGCTCCGCAGCCTGCTGAAATGGCAGCGCCGCAGCCCTCTGAAGCCGTATCAGCAGCGCCGGAAGCCGCTGAAGCTGAAACATCAGCGCCAGCACAACCCGAGCCCGCTGCATCGCCGGCGCCTGAGCCGGTCGTGTCTGAGCCTGTCGCAAACGAGCCTGTCGCAAACGAGCCAGCCGTGGCAGAGCAACCGATGCCGGAGCCGGCACCCGCGGCTGCTCCCTCGCCGGTGCCAAGCGCATCGAGTGCCGATGGTCGCTTGAATCACGCCGCGTGGCTGGAGCTGTTCCCCTCGTTGGGGCTGGGCGGCATCACGCGCAATATCGGCGCTCATTGCCTGGTCGAGCACGACGACGGCACCCACCTCAAGTTGAGGCTGGACCCCGCCCAGTCGGCGATGATGGCCGAAGTCCATCAGGAGCGCATTCGCAAGGCGCTGGCGGGCCAGGGCGTGGAGCGTGTGCTGGAGATCAGCGTCGCGCCGCTGCCGGAGGGTCTGGAAACGCCGCACAGTCGTCGCATTCGTCTGCTGGGTGAGCGTCATGCGCGCGCGGTTGAAGCCTTGCGTGCTGACCCGCATATCCAGTCCATGGAGCAACAGCTGGGTGCTCGTCTGATCGAGGAAAGCGTCAACTCCTTCGAGCCGGATGATTTCTGA
- a CDS encoding efflux RND transporter periplasmic adaptor subunit: MKLRPGAKPHLRTPFAWRGGRVLQLFAGLLLALGLAACSEAEAPLEKQKVHPVKLLSLSDEGGGVIQRYPGVVEASERSNLSFRIGGELRELKVQAGQEVEKGELIARLDDRDARSELNNARSSFNLAQATYKRMKYSVEKGAISRARFDEAQAEFQSAQAQYSQAQDQLSYTYLKAPYDGVIARVPVDNYQVVAAQETIAVLQQPGQIDVIFNMPERQVRAIDRERAEAGRLEDAALAWVRFGSGESRYPARYKEHDTSASEGSLSYEVTLTLPEPQDITVLSGMSATVELDMQQLTAATQGQWRVPVEAVVTQEESPNQAVVWRYVPKDGDAQASASINNDATTDTGSDDGRNEGKREGRQQEVSSQGTVEAVPVTVLQATGEGLVITGELSAGDRLVTAGASRMEAGEPVRPWVKEAGL; the protein is encoded by the coding sequence ATGAAACTTCGACCTGGTGCCAAGCCACACCTGCGTACTCCTTTCGCCTGGCGGGGAGGCCGCGTCCTTCAGCTGTTCGCCGGACTCCTGCTGGCCCTCGGGCTTGCGGCCTGCAGCGAGGCCGAGGCGCCGCTGGAGAAGCAGAAGGTGCATCCGGTCAAGTTGCTGTCGTTGTCGGATGAAGGCGGCGGGGTCATCCAGCGCTATCCCGGTGTGGTCGAGGCCTCGGAGCGCTCCAACCTGTCGTTTCGCATCGGCGGTGAGCTGCGCGAACTCAAGGTCCAGGCCGGCCAGGAGGTCGAGAAGGGCGAGTTGATCGCCCGTCTGGATGATCGCGACGCCAGAAGCGAGCTCAACAATGCCCGTTCCAGCTTCAATCTGGCGCAGGCGACCTACAAGCGCATGAAGTATTCGGTGGAGAAGGGCGCCATCAGTCGGGCACGCTTCGATGAGGCGCAGGCCGAATTCCAGTCTGCGCAGGCCCAGTATTCCCAGGCGCAGGACCAGCTCAGCTACACCTATCTCAAGGCGCCCTATGACGGGGTGATCGCGCGCGTGCCGGTGGACAACTATCAGGTGGTCGCCGCCCAGGAAACCATCGCCGTGCTGCAGCAGCCGGGGCAGATCGATGTGATCTTCAACATGCCGGAGCGCCAGGTGCGCGCCATCGATCGTGAGCGTGCCGAGGCCGGGCGCCTTGAGGATGCCGCCCTGGCCTGGGTGCGCTTCGGCAGTGGCGAGTCGCGCTATCCGGCCCGTTACAAGGAGCACGACACCAGCGCCAGCGAGGGCTCGCTGAGCTATGAAGTCACCCTGACGCTGCCGGAGCCGCAGGACATCACCGTGCTGTCAGGCATGAGCGCCACCGTGGAGCTGGACATGCAGCAGCTGACGGCGGCGACCCAGGGCCAGTGGCGCGTGCCGGTCGAGGCGGTGGTCACTCAGGAGGAAAGCCCGAACCAGGCCGTGGTGTGGCGCTATGTGCCCAAGGACGGTGACGCCCAGGCGAGCGCATCAATCAACAATGACGCCACCACGGACACCGGCTCAGACGACGGCAGGAATGAGGGCAAGCGCGAGGGCAGGCAGCAGGAAGTCAGCTCCCAGGGCACCGTCGAGGCCGTGCCGGTCACGGTACTGCAGGCTACCGGCGAAGGACTGGTGATCACGGGAGAACTGAGTGCCGGTGACCGTCTGGTCACGGCGGGCGCCAGTCGCATGGAAGCCGGGGAGCCTGTGCGTCCCTGGGTCAAGGAAGCGGGGCTCTGA
- a CDS encoding AbrB family transcriptional regulator produces the protein MPFIPLQRLKARASRLSPARRLSPARRLSPAQRLSTDASVSVASAVSVASLRPLLASLALGVVGGWLFQLTGMPLAWMLGPLVANLLGAMAGLRLGVPDRLRNLFLGVLGLTLGARVSPELVSHLSSWWLSALLLLAGVWASTLACAAWYRRCGFDVTSAWFSSVPGALTAMVVIGERIGGDPQRIAVAQSLRVLLVIMILPPLYWVLEGASGTPGIGRDVAVSGLWLIAVLPILLPLARRLRIPNASLLAPLLLALVLSLGDVVRFSPPVWGTDVMQLVLGCAIGARFKGLAPRVLVGVMGQSGVATLISLSVLGCFAELIHQLMGVPRDVAFLALAPGGIGEMALLAVALDLDPIFVAFHHLLRLIVLMLLLPVMARHFRHRHAREATL, from the coding sequence ATGCCATTCATTCCGCTGCAGCGCCTCAAGGCGCGCGCCTCTCGTCTCTCGCCAGCCCGGCGTCTTTCGCCAGCGCGGCGTCTTTCGCCAGCGCAGCGGCTTTCGACTGACGCGTCTGTGTCGGTCGCGTCGGCTGTGTCGGTCGCGTCGCTCAGGCCGCTGCTGGCCTCGCTGGCGCTGGGCGTGGTGGGTGGTTGGCTGTTCCAGCTCACCGGCATGCCGCTGGCATGGATGCTGGGGCCGCTGGTCGCCAACCTGCTGGGCGCGATGGCCGGGTTGAGGCTCGGTGTGCCGGACCGCCTGCGCAACCTGTTTCTGGGCGTACTGGGTCTGACGCTGGGCGCGCGCGTCTCGCCGGAGCTGGTCTCGCACCTCTCCAGCTGGTGGTTGTCGGCGTTGCTGCTGCTGGCGGGGGTATGGGCCTCGACGCTGGCCTGCGCCGCCTGGTATCGCCGCTGTGGTTTTGACGTCACCAGCGCGTGGTTCTCCTCGGTGCCCGGTGCGCTGACGGCGATGGTGGTGATCGGCGAGCGCATCGGTGGCGATCCGCAGCGCATCGCGGTGGCGCAATCCTTGCGAGTGCTGCTGGTGATCATGATTCTGCCGCCGCTCTATTGGGTGCTGGAAGGTGCGTCGGGCACGCCCGGCATCGGCAGGGATGTGGCGGTAAGCGGCCTGTGGTTGATCGCGGTGCTGCCGATTCTGCTACCTCTGGCCAGGCGACTGCGCATACCGAATGCCTCGCTGCTGGCGCCGCTGTTGCTGGCGCTGGTGCTGTCGCTTGGCGACGTGGTGCGTTTCTCGCCACCGGTGTGGGGCACCGATGTCATGCAGCTGGTGCTGGGCTGCGCCATCGGGGCGCGCTTCAAGGGCCTTGCGCCGCGGGTGCTGGTCGGGGTGATGGGTCAGTCGGGCGTGGCGACTCTGATCTCGCTGTCGGTGCTGGGTTGCTTTGCCGAACTGATCCATCAGCTGATGGGGGTGCCGCGTGACGTGGCCTTTCTTGCCCTGGCGCCCGGCGGTATCGGCGAGATGGCGCTATTGGCAGTGGCGCTCGATCTCGACCCGATCTTCGTCGCCTTCCATCACCTTCTGCGCCTGATCGTCCTGATGCTGTTGCTACCGGTGATGGCGCGTCATTTCCGCCATCGCCATGCGCGTGAGGCAACGCTATAG
- a CDS encoding YcgN family cysteine cluster protein translates to MSDVPQPDGGKRERFWERHALSELNTAEWEALCDGCGQCCLLKFEDEDSGDIAVLDVACRLLDVRKVSCRDYPNRATRVPGCIPLDVETVGKLRWLPETCGYRRLNEGRELPEWHPLLTGDARSVKRAGFSVSRFAVSEVSVRQQDLEDHIIAIIDPES, encoded by the coding sequence ATGAGCGATGTTCCGCAGCCTGACGGCGGAAAGCGTGAGCGTTTCTGGGAGCGCCACGCACTCTCGGAGCTGAATACCGCCGAGTGGGAGGCGTTGTGCGATGGTTGTGGCCAATGCTGCCTGCTCAAGTTCGAGGATGAAGACAGTGGCGATATCGCGGTACTCGATGTCGCCTGTCGCCTGCTGGATGTGCGCAAGGTCAGTTGCCGCGATTATCCCAATCGCGCCACGCGCGTGCCGGGCTGCATTCCGCTGGATGTCGAGACGGTGGGCAAGCTGCGCTGGCTGCCGGAAACCTGCGGCTATCGTCGCCTGAATGAAGGCCGTGAGCTGCCCGAATGGCACCCGCTGTTGACCGGCGATGCCAGGAGCGTCAAGCGCGCCGGGTTCTCGGTGTCACGCTTTGCCGTCTCCGAGGTGTCTGTGCGCCAGCAGGACCTGGAAGACCACATCATCGCGATCATAGACCCCGAGAGCTGA